One Anolis carolinensis isolate JA03-04 chromosome 5, rAnoCar3.1.pri, whole genome shotgun sequence DNA segment encodes these proteins:
- the LOC100564029 gene encoding carboxypeptidase A1 has translation MKMKVLLVLTGLLAVAFSVEIFEGHQVLRIFASDGFQMEKVKELEALEHLQLDFWRAPAHPEIPVDVRVPFSSLQGVKVFLESNNIQYSIMIENVQKLVDEEKLFMSWTHFMPRSVENFNYASYHNIDEIYDFMDLLVSENPLVSKIQIGKSYEGRPINVLKFSTGGTKRPAIWIDTGIHSREWVTQASGIYFAKKILDTYGKDPSLTSILDNFDIFLEIVTNPDGFAFTHSKNRMWRKTRSINAGSSCVGVDPNRNWDAGFGGAGASGSPCTETYRGPYANSEPEVKAIVDFVKSHGNIKAFISIHSYSQLLLYPFGYTRTAAADKAELDAVAKKAVDALASLHGTKYKYGSIITTIYQASGGTIDWTYEQGIKYSYTFELRDTGRYGFLLPASQIIPTAEETWLGLMVIMEHTRDNPY, from the exons TCACCAGGTGTTGAGGATCTTTGCTTCCGATGGGTTCCAGATGGAGAAGGTGAAGGAGCTGGAAGCGCTTGAACATCTTCAG CTGGACTTCTGGCGTGCTCCCGCCCACCCCGAGATCCCAGTCGATGTGCGGGTCCCATTCTCCAGCCTCCAAGGGGTCAAGGTCTTCctggagtccaacaacatccaATACTCCATCATGATTGAGAACGTTCAG AAATTAGTTGATGAGGAAAAGCTCTTCATGTCATGGACGCACTTTATGCCCCGATCCGTGGAGAACTTCAACTACGCTTCGTACCACAATATAGATGAA ATCTACGATTTCATGGATCTTCTAGTGAGTGAAAATCCCTTGGTCAGCAAAATCCAGATTGGCAAGAGTTACGAAGGTCGTCCAATCAATGTCTTGAAG TTCAGCACCGGAGGAACCAAGCGCCCAGCCATCTGGATCGACACCGGCATCCACTCTCGCGAATGGGTCACTCAGGCCAGTGGGATCTACTTTGCAAAGAAG ATCCTCGACACTTATGGCAAAGACCCTTCACTGACTTCTATTCTGGATAATTTTGACATCTTCCTTGAAATTGTCACCAATCCCGATGGATTTGCCTTCACTCACAGCAAG AACCGCATGTGGCGCAAGACGAGGTCAATCAATGCTGGGTCGTCGTGCGTTGGAGTAGACCCCAACCGGAACTGGGATGCGGGTTTTGGAG GGGCCGGTGCCAGTGGCAGCCCTTGCACCGAAACCTACCGCGGGCCTTATGCCAACTCCGAGCCAGAGGTGAAAGCCATTGTTGACTTTGTGAAGAGCCACGGCAACATTAAGGCCTTCATCTCCATCCACAGCTACTCCCAGCTCCTTCTTTATCCTTTTGGATACACCCGCACGGCTGCAGCGGATAAGGCGGAACTT GATGCCGTTGCTAAGAAGGCAGTCGATGCTCTTGCTTCCCTCCATGGGACCAAATACAAATACGGtagcatcatcaccaccatct ACCAAGCAAGTGGAGGAACCATCGATTGGACCTACGAGCAGGGTATCAAGTACTCCTACACCTTTGAGTTGAGGGACACTGGCCGCTACGGGTTCCTGCTGCCTGCCAGCCAGATCATCCCGACGGCTGAAGAGACTTGGCTGGGCCTCATGGTCATCATGGAACACACCCGGGACAACCCCTATTAA